From the genome of Candidatus Binatia bacterium:
GCGGACGGCGCGCGCAAGCTGATCGCGGCGAACGCGGTCAACTCGGTTTCGTGTGGGTTGATTTCAATCAACTGGCCGCCCTGCTGGCGCACGTCGATCGGGAACTGCGCTGCCGGATAGACGGTTGCGGAGGTACCGGCAACCAGCATGCAGTCGCACTTCTCGGTCTCCTCGAAGCAGCGGGCCAGCACGTCGGTCGGAATAGGCTCGCCAAAGGACACGGTATCGCTCTTGAGGATGCCATCACAACGCGGACAGTGCGGCGGCAACGCCTCCAAGCGGATCTCTTCGCGCGTAAAACGGCTGGTGCACTGGATGCAGCGTATGAGTGTGTAGTTCCCGTGGATTTCCTCGATCAGCTGGCTGCCGGCGAGCCGATGCAGGTTGTCGACATTTTGCGTGATGAGACAGCGCAGGATACCCGCTGATTCCAGTTGGGCCAAGGCGTGGTGTCCAGAGTTCGGCTCGGCAGTGAGTAGCGTCTCCCAGAGTTCGCGCATGGGCCCGCTGGGAGAAAGTCGCTCTCGCCAGGCTTGCGCTGGATCAGCGAGGAACCGTTGGTAGCCGTTCATCGGCGGCTCCCCGTATTTCGTCCACAGGCCGCCCGGCCCGCGAAATGGCGGAATGCCGCTTTCCACCGACATCCCCGCTCCCGTGAGGGCAACGACATAGCGAGAGCGCAACACGATTTCAGCAGCGCGTTCGATGTTAGCCGGCAAACTTTCCCCAATTGCCTGAGCCACGGACAGAGTTGAGCCTTCTGATGAGGTGCAGTATAGGAGAGCGGCAAGGATTTCAATCGGCCCTGCTGCAGATGATGTGTGGGCAAGTTCTGGGGAGGTTTGGCGCATGAAGCTGTCTTGGATGGGTGGAATCAGTATCATCGTAGCAACCGTGACTACAGCAGCGATCGCCGCCGGTGGGGAGCAGCCGATTAAGGACCCCGACGGAAAAATCTTGGCCGTGGTGTTGGCGTGCGACGCGTGTCAATCTGGCTCTGAGGGGACAGCGAAGGCATGTTCGACTGGGGCGGAAGAGGGCTGGCTGAACGGCAAGCCGTGCGGGAAGTGCATGCTGACGGCGAACTTGAAGGAACCTCTTGCGTACCGCTACGATCTCCATATGCAAGGAAAGCTCGTCGATGGCTCGGGCAAGCCAGTGAAAGAGCGGTTCGTCAAGATGTTTCTTCCGAACGGTTGGACGGTGCGCACCCGAACGTTCGAGGACGGCACTTTTCACGTGATGCTCGGCGCCACCGAAGACCGCAAATCCAAAAGCCCGGTACTCACTGACTTGGGGACGCACGTCGACTCGGTGAAAGGCACAGAGTACTACGCGCTGTTCATGCTGCCCGGATCCTACAAGCCGTGCCCAGCGGGAGCGGCCAAACCTGTTGGGAAAAAGCAAAAGAGCAAGAAGCACTGATTGGAAACGCGGGTCAGCGGCCGTTCCGCAACGGCTTGTGCGGCACCGTCCGCGCGTCGTGCCGCGTCGTGTTGCCAAGGTGAGCCGCCGCGCAGTAGACTGTCGTCGTGGGTTTCAGCGTGCGCCTGCCTCGCCTCAGCCTCCCGCGCTTGGCGTTGGCTCAATACTTGAAGCATGACCTGATTCGACAAACGGCTTATGTGGTCCTGGTTGTCCGCGCGGCTGAGGGCCTTGCTGCGTGGATCCTGTTCAATGAAGTGTTCCTACCGGATGAGCCGGACGCGTGGCCCATGCACTTCGTCTTCCTCGGCTATTTCATAGTCAACTCCTTATTCTGCCTGCGCTACCGGGCCGGGCGGATCACCAGTGCGGGGGTGTTGATCGACATCGCGGTCAACGTGGGTACCATGACCCTCGTGGCGGGCTGCACCGGGGGCGTCGCGAGCCCGGTTGCGCTGGTCAGTCTGTTCAAGATCGCGGGCTATGCCTTCATCTTCACGCCGCGAGCCGGGGTTGTGGCGATCGGGATGACGCTGGTGGGATTTGCCGGTCTAGGCGTGGTGGAAGATGCCGGGTGGTGGAACTTGGCTTCCGTCTCCATGTCACCGGAGACGGAACGTCGGATCGAGTCCGTCTTTCGCGTGTCCGTTCTCAGCATGATCCTGGGGGCATCCGCTTGGCTCTTCAATCAGCTTGCCGACAAGGAAGGGCAGGTCGGCGCTGAGACCCAGCGCGCGCGCGAAGCGGCGGAGCGCGAACACGCGGCGGCCAGTGTTACCGGCGCCCTTCTGGCGGTGAGCGAGGCCGTGAGCCGGCTCACCAGCCTGGATGAGATTCTCACCAAGGTCGTTGACCTAGCCCCGCGTGTGCTCGCAGTAGACTACTGCGGCATTTTTCTCTGGAGCGAGGAGACCGCCACGTACCGGAGAGCCGCCGTTTCCGGCGTCGAACCGGCGCTGGCGGGGCAGCTCACCAGCGTGAGCTTGAGTCCGGCTGACGTGCCCGATCTCGAGTGGGTGCGGCGGTTGGGCCACTGCGCCGTGATTGCACCACAAGGCATCTCCCTTCTCGGCGTGCCTGAAGCACCGACGCTGCTGGCGGCGCCGCTGCTCAGCGGTGGGCAGTTTTTCGGTGTGCTGCAGTTTGGCAGACGCGTTGGCAACGGGAACTTTACGCAGCGTGACCTCACCATCGCAGACGGCGTTGCCAGCCAGATGGCCGTTGCCTTGGAACGGGCGCGGTTGGTGGAAGAAAGCCGGCGCCTGGCGCGTGCCGTCGAGAGCACGGACGAGGCGGTGCTGATCACCGACCCCCAGCGCCGTGTGGTGTTTGCGAACCAGGCCTTCCTCGAGATGTTCGGGTACGCGCGGGACGAGGTACTCGGACGCGACGCCGTGACATTCGGCGCCGATACGTCGGAGGAATGGCTGCGGGAAGTACGGCGCTCCGTCTTCGATAGAAAATGGCGTGGTGAAATGCTGGCCCGGCGCCGGGACGGCTCGACGTTCCCGGTGACGCTCAACGCCAGCCTGATCCGCACGGACGACAATCGCATTCAAGGTGCCGTCGTGATCATGGACGACATCTCCGCGCAGAAGAAGATGCAGGACCTGCTGCAGCGAGCGGATCGTTTGGCGGCGGCGGGGGAGTTGGCCGCCGGTGTAGCACATGAGGTGAACAACGCACTGGCGGGTATTCTGGGGCAGGCGGAGCTGGCGCAGCAATCAGGGGACGTTGAGGTTTTGCGTGCGGCCATGGCCCGCGTGGAAACCCAGGGGCGCCGCATCGCGGAGATCGTTCAGGGGTTGCTGGGATTTGCCCGCCCGCGGCCGCCGCAACAAGAAGGCATCGATTTGCGGGCGCTGGTGAATGACACCTTGCGACTCATGGCTCACGAACTCGGTCGCGACGGCGTCCGCAGCGAACTGCGTGTTGCCAGCGGGTTGCCGCGCGTCTTGGCCGACGCCAAGCAGATCCAGCAGGTCTTGGTCAACCTCTTCACCAATGCGATGCAGGCGATGGAGCCGCGCGGCGGTTCCCTCCTTGTCAACATGATGTTGAATGGCGCCGCCGTGTGGACGGAGATCCAGGACCAAGGGATCGGCATCCCCCCCGAGCTGTTGCCGCGCGTCTTCGATCCGTTCTTTTCAACCAAGGAGAAGGGGACCGGGCTGGGGCTCAGTGTCAGTTATGCGATCGTCCGTGCCCACGGTGGCGACCTCACGGTACGCAGCACGGTAAACGCAGGTACGACCTTCACGCTGAAACTGCCGGCGGCGGTGGGCGCTGTCCATACCGTGTTGCTGATCGATGACGATCCCGATGTCGCCGAAACCCTCAGCGATATGTTGCGGCGCGAGGGGCTGACCGTGCGCACTGCGACCACCGGAGGTGAGGGGCTGGCGATCCTGGCGCGTGAGACGTTCGACGCCATTTTCCTGGACGTGCGTCTACCCGATATCTCTGGACAAGAGGTGTACGCCCGTTTGGCGGTGGACCGGCCCCAGCTGGCGCGGCGCGTCGTCTTCGTGACCGGGGGTTTGTGGCGCATCGGCAGCCGTGGGTTGCGCGAGACGCTCCCGGCACAGCCTACCTTGAGCAAGCCATGCACGGCGGCACAGATCCGCGAGGTGCTGCGCCTGGTATCGGGCGCGGCTGACGCCAGCGACCTCCCCAACGCCGCCGAAGGCTGAAAGGCGGCCTGGGGTATCCATGGATCCGTAGCTTACCACCCCGGTCCCGGCACGGGGCCAATCCGGATGATTTGCTGCTCCGCTATCGACATGGTAACAAACCTCCTTCGGTCGAGCACAATGAGTCGTACTGTCACTATGGAGAAGATCGTGAACCTCGCCAAACGGCGCGGGTTCGCCTTTCAATCGAGCGAGATTTACGGCGGTCTGGTCAGCTGTTGGGACTACGGGCCGGTTGGAATCGAACTCAAACGTAATGTGAAAGAAGCCTGGTGGCGCGACATGGTGCTGACGCGAGCAGACATTGTCGGCATCGATTGTGCGATCTTGATGCACCCGCGGGTGTGGGAGGCCTCCGGACACGTTGCCGGCTTCACCGATCCCATGGTGGACTGCAAGAAGTGCAAAGGACGCTTCCGTGCCGATAAGTTGGCCGACGCACACTGCCTGGAGAAGCCATCCAAGCACCCCGGGGAATGTGGGGGTGAACTCACCAGCGTCCGGCAATTCAATCTCATGTTCAAGACGTTCATGGGCCCGGTTGAAGATACGGCCAGCGTGGTATTCATGCGGCCGGAGACCGCCCAGGGCATCTTCGTGAACTTCCTCAACGTGCAGAATTCCTCGCGCCTGAAAATCCCGTTCGGCATCGCGCAGATCGGCAAGTCCTTCCGCAACGAGATCACCCCCGGGAACTTCCTTTTCCGTACGCGGGAGTTCGAACAGATGGAAATGGAGTTTTTCGTCCGGCCAGGAGAGGACGAACACTGGTTCGAGTACTGGCGGGAAGCCCGCCTGAACTGGTACCGCACCTGGGGGATTCGAGAGCACAACCTCCGCCTGCGACCGCATGAGAAGGACGAGCTTGCCCATTACGCCAAGGGGTGTGTTGATGTCGAATACCAGTTCCCGTTCGGTTGGTCCGAGCTGGAAGGCATTGCCAATCGTACCGACTTCGATCTGAAGCAGCATGCCGCCGCCAGTGGTAAGGACCTCAGCTACTTCAACGAGGAAACTCGGGAACGTTTCATTCCCTACGTGATCGAGCCGGCGGCGGGCGCTGATCGTGCCACGCTGGCGTTTCTGATCGACGCATACGACGAAGATGAGGCCGACGGTGAAGCCCGTGTGGTGCTGCGCTTTCATCCCCGGCTCGCCCCAGTGAAAGCCGCCGTCTTCCCGCTGCTGCGCAAGGGCGGACAACCGGAGAAAGCCCTTGAGGTGCGCGATCTCTTGGCGGCGCACCTCCCCGTCCAATATGATCAGGCGGGGTCGATCGGACGTCGATACCGTCGGCAGGACGAGATCGGTACGCCGTGGGGCATCACCATTGACCATCAAACGATGCAAGATCAGACTGTGACCGTACGTGACCGTGATTCCATGCAGCAAGAGCGCATTCCTGTCGAGCGCCTCGCCGATGTGCTGAAGCACCGCATTGGCCTGCCGTGGAAACCGCCGGTACAGTGAGAGCGGCCGTCGCGTTTGGTACGTAGGCGGCCAGCCAGACGGCATCAGGCGGGATCACCCCTGAAGGAAAGGTGAAAGCAGATGGCTCGTAGTCGAGGGCGTAGCGTTATGAAGGGTAAAGGCAAGGCTAAAGCAGAACCTCGCGCCTTGAAGCGGGCAAAACCACGACCGCGCCCGCAAGCGCGCCGCCGCGTCGCAGCGAAACGACTGGTCTTTGCGTTCGAGGCGGGCCGTGCCGACGGTAATGCTGGAATGAAAGCGTTGCTCGGTGGCAAAGGCGCCAACTTGGCCGAGATGGCGGTGTTAGGGCTGCCCGTGCCCCCGGGATTCACGATCTCCACCGAGGTGTGCACGTATTTCGATCAACACAGCCACCGCTATCCGGCGGCCTTAGAGGCGGAAGTGAAGAAGCAACTCGCTCGCATGGAGAGAGGCCTCGGGCGACAATTTGGCGATCCCAAGAATCCGTTGCTGGTCTCTGTGCGTTCGGGCGCCCGGGCGTCGATGCCAGGAATGATGGACACGATTCTCAACCTTGGCCTCAATGACGACACGGTGCAGGGGGTGATCACAGAGAGCGGGAATCCGCGATTTGCGTACGACTGCTATCGCCGCTTCGTGCAGATGTACGGGGACATCGTTCTCGGGCTGAAGCCGCAATCGAAGACCGAGATCGACCCGTTTGAGGCCATAATCGAGCAGAAGAAGCAACAACGCGGCGTCCACCTCGATACCGAGCTGTCGGCAGAGGATCTGCGTGCGCTGGTGGGAGAGTTCAAAACGGCGATCAGAGAACGGCGCGGTGTGGAGTTCCCGGAGGATCCCTACAAGCAGCTCTGGGGCGCCATCGGCGCCGTGTTTGGCTCGTGGATGAACGACCGGGCGATCGCGTATCGCAAGATGAACGACATTCCTGAGACCTGGGGGACTGCGGTGAACGTCCAGGCAATGGTGTTCGGCAATCGCGGCAACGATTCCGGGACCGGTGTCGCCTTCACGCGAGACCCTGCGACCGGCGAGAATGTCTTCTACGGTGAGTTCTTGATGAACGCGCAGGGAGAAGACGTCGTGGCCGGCATCCGGACGCCGTTACCAATTGCCGAGCTCGAACGCGAGAACCCGGAAATCTACGGACAACTGGCGAAGATCCGTCGCACATTGGAGCGGCACTACCGTGAGATGATGGACATCGAGTTCACTATCGAGCAGGGGCGGCTCTACATGCTGCAGTGTCGGGTGGGGAAGCGGACCGGTGCGGCGGCCATTCGTATCGCCGTCGACATGGCGAAAGCGCGTTTGATCACGCCGGGCGAGGGGCTCTTACGCGTCGAACCCGACCAACTCAATCAGCTGCTCCGTCCAACCTTCGTTGGTGCCGAGAAGGAACGGGCGGTGCGTGAGCACCGGTTTCTGACACGCGGGCTCAACGCTGGGCCGGGCGCGGCCACGGGGCGCATCTCCTTCCATGCTGAAGACGCCGAAGCCGCCGCCGCCCGCGGCGAACGGGTGATCCTGGTTCGGATCGAGACATCGCCTGAGGACATCCGTGGCATGGCCGCCGCCCAGGGTATCCTCACGGCCCGCGGTGGTATGACGAGCCATGCCGCGCTCGTCGCTCGGCAAATGGGCAAGGTCTGCGTTGCCGGCTGCGACGCGCTGACGATCGACTACGAGGCCGGTCAGATGCGTGTGACGGGAACGGACGCCGTGTTGAGGGATGGAGACAGCATCTCCATCGATGGCACCACGGGCGAGGTGTTTCTGGGGGAAATCCCCACCGAGCCCAGCGAGGTGGTGCGCGTACTCGTCGACCGTACGCTCGATCCGGCGCGTGCGCCTCTCTACCAGCTATACGAACAGCTCATGAAGTGGGCAGATCGCGAGCGGCGGCTCAAGGTGCGCGCCAACGCGGATCAAGGTGACCAATGCGCCAACGCCATCGCGTTTGGTGCGGAGGGTGTCGGGCTGTGCCGTACCGAACACATGTTCTTCGGCGAGGACAAGATTGGACCGATGCGCGAGATGATCCTGGCCGAAACGTCCGACGAGCGCCGCGCCGCCTTGGGCAAGTTGCTGCCATTGCAGCGGCGAGACTTCGAGGGCATCTTCCGAGTCATGGGTGGTCGCCCCGTGACGATCCGTACCATCGATCCGCCATTGCACGAATTCCTCCCACATGAGGCCGCCGGACAAGAGGTGCTGGCGCAGGAGATGGGGATTTCAGCCGAACGCATCCGTGAGCGGATTGAAGCGTTGCATGAGTTCAACCCAATGTTGGGCTTTCGCGGCTGCCGCCTGGGCATCATTTATCCCGAGATTACCGAGATGCAGGCGCGTGCGATCTTCGAAGCAGCCGCCAACATGGCGAAGTCGGGCATTACGGCGGAGCCCGAGGTGATGATCCCGCTGGTGGGACACGTGAAGGAACTGAAGCTGCAGGCCGATATCGTTCGGCGGGTTGCGGCAGAGGTCATGGCAGAGAAACGCGTCCGCCTGCAATACTCCGTCGGCACGATGATCGAAGTGCCGCGTGGCGCACTCACTGCCGATGCCATCGCTACTGTTGCAGAGTTTTTCTCTTTTGGAACAAACGATCTCACACAGACCACGCTTGGCGTATCCCGGGACGACGCCGCCCGTTTCCTCATTCCTTATGTCCGCGACTTCGAGATCTACGCGCGGGATCCCTTCGAGTCGATCGACCAGGACGGGGTGGGCGCACTCATGCGTACTGCCGTAGAGAAGGGGCGCAAGGTGCGGCCGAAGTTGAAAATCGGGATCTGCGGCGAGCATGGCGGCGACCCGCAGTCGGTGATGTTCTGCGACCGGATTGGCCTCGATTACGTCTCCTGCTCGCCTTTCCGGGTGCCGATCGCTCGCCTTGCGGCCGCACATGCCGCTTTGGGCGTGGGCACAGGTCCAGGGGCGACGGAGTGAGCGCCGCTTCTCCGTTCCGGTAAGATGGGCAGTCGTGGACGCACCCGGATCGTCGGCATTATCGACTATCCGGGTGCGTCCACGCTGTGGGGGGTAGTGTCGAATGCCGCCCTTGGTGCCAGCTTGGAAGGCCAGGTCGCCTCAATCACGAAAAATTGACAAGCAGGCACTCCCTCAGTAGCGTGGGTATGGGTGATACCGTGCTAAAATTCGGTTTGCAGGGCGTATGATCACACGTTTGGGCGAACTGCTGGTTAAGCGCGGACTGATTACGTCGGCGCAACTCACCAAGGCCTTGGAGGAACAGGCCACCGGTACGAGCGCCTTGAGTTCCGTGTTGGTCACGGCGGGATTCATCAACGAAACCGACCTGGCCGCCTGCTTGCAGAAGGAATACCGGCTCTCGCTGGTGGATCCGTCGGCCATGAATCTGCCTGCCGAGGTGCTGCGGTTGATTCCCGCCACCTTGGTGCAGCGGCATCATCTGATTCCCATCAACTTGAGCGGCTCGTCACTTACCGTGGCGATGTCTGATCCCTCCAATCTGGTGGCGATCAATGAGGTGAAATTCCTCACCGGGTATGACGTGAAGGTGGCTGTGGCGTGCGTGTCTTCCATCAGCGCCGCCATTGAAGAGCACTACGAGGAGGGTGCGGACTACGACGACGTCCTGACGGAGATCGAGAGCGAGGACGTCGAGGTCCTCGACAAAGGTGAGGAGGTCGACCTCAAGGAACTGGAGCGCGCGACAGAAGACGCTCCGGTCGTCAGGCTGGTCAACGCCATCCTCACTGCCGCGATCAAACGGCGCGCCAGCGACATTCACCTGGAGCCGTTCGAGCGCATGTTTCGCGTGCGGCTGCGCGTCGATGGCGTGCTAGAGGAGATCATGCGGCCGCCCCTGAAGCTCAAGAACGCCATCACGTCACGAGTAAAGATCATGTCGGCACTCGATATTGCCGAACGGCGCTTGCCACAAGACGGCCGGATCAAACTGAAGTTGGACCGGAGACAAGAAATGGATTTCCGCGTCTCGGTCTTGCCGACGCTTTTCGGCGAGAAGATCGTGCTGCGATTGCTTGACAAGTCGAACCTGCAGCTCGACATGACCAAACTCGGATTCGAAGAGGGGGCGCTGAAGGACTTCAAGGATGCGATCTCCAAGCCGTACGGCATGGTGCTCGTGACCGGCCCCACGGGAAGCGGTAAGACGACGACCTTGTACTCGGCATTGTCGGAACTCAACAAGATTGGATCGAATATCTCCACCGCGGAGGATCCGGTTGAATTCAATCTCGTGGGGATCAACCAGGTACAGATCCATGAGGAAATCGGATTCAGCTTCGCCAATGCCTTGCGTGCCTTTCTGCGGCAGGATCCAGACATCATCATGGTTGGCGAGGTGCGCGACTTCGAGACCGCGGAGATCGCCATCAAGGCGGCACTCACAGGACATCTGGTGTTGAGCACCGTGCACACCAACGATGCGCCATCGACGATCAACCGTCTTCTCAACATGGGGGTTGAGCCGTTTCTGGTGGCGTCCTCGGTCAACTTGATCCTGGCCCAACGACTGGCTCGCGTGGTTTGCAGTGGCTGCCGCGAACCGGTGGAGTTGCCCCACCAGGCATGGCTCGATATCGGTGTGGGGCGGGACGAGATCGGTTCGTTCAGCTCCTTTCATGGGGTCGGCTGCCCGCAATGTAATGGCACCGGCTACCGCGGCCGTATCGCGTTGTATGAGGTGATGCCGATGAGCGAGGAACTCCGAGATCTGGTGCTGAACGGGGCCTCGGCGGCGGAAGTCAAGCGTTGTGCTGTGAATCTCGGCATGAAGACATTGCGGCAATCCGGCATCGGCAAGTTGAAAGAAGGGGTCACGACGGTGGGAGAGGTGGTTCGTGTGACCATGCCCGATTAGGCGGGCCTGCCATGGTGGACGAGACCTTTTCCCCCGAAGGCGACCGGACCGAGGCTTCGGCTCCGGCCAGTATCCAGGGTTTCCTGGAAATGATCGTGCAAAATGGCGCGACCGATCTCCATGTTTCAAGCGGCAGTCCGCCGCTCATGCGTGTCGCGGGGAAGCTGACCCCGCTCCCATTCCCGTCGCTCACGGCCAGCGAAACGAAGAACCTTTGCTACAGCCTCCTGACGGAGAGTCAACGGCATCGCTTCGAAGAAGAAAACGAACTGGACTTTTCGTTCGGCATTCGTGGCTTGAGCCGTTTCCGAGGCAACCTCTTCGTACAAAAAGGTACAGTCGGCGGCGCGTTTCGCCTAATCCCTTACGAGGTTAGAGGGCTGGCTGAGCTAGGGCTGCCGCCGGTGGCTGGCGAGTTGACTAAACTGCCGCGCGGGTTGGTCCTGGTCACAGGCCCAACAGGGAGCGGTAAATCTACCACGCTCGCGTCCATGATTGACAAGATCAACCGGGAGCGCCAAGAGCACATCGTTACGGTCGAGGACCCGATCGAATTTGTCCACGAGCATCGCAAGTGCCTCGTAAATCAGCGGGAAGTCTTCGCGGATACGCACGGGTTCTCCCAAGCACTTCGGCATGTGCTGCGCCAGGATCCTGATGTCGTGCTGATCGGTGAGATGCGAGATCTGGAGACCGTCGCCTCAGCGCTGACCGTTGCCGAGACGGGTCACTTGGTACTCTCCAGCTTACACACCAACTCAGCGGTACAGACGATCAACCGCATCATCGACATTTTTCCCTCCAATCAGCAGCCGCAAGTTCGCGCCCAGCTGTCCCTTGTACTCCAAGGCGTGGTCTCCCAGCAGCTGATCCCTCGGCTCGACAGTCGGGGGCGGGTTTTGGCGGTAGAGATCATGATTCCCAACCCCGCCATCCGCAATCTCATTCGGGAAGAGAAAATCCATCAGATCTATTCGCAGATGCAGATCGGGCAGCTCAGATTCGGCATGCAGACGATGTCGCAATCACTGGTCGATCTCCACCAACGCCGGTTGATTTCGTACGAAGAGACGGTGGGGCACGCCACAGAGCCAGACGAAGTGCGCGCGGTGCTTGGTGGGTCTCCAGGTTCTGCGCACCGCTGAAGCATCTGGCACGTAGCGTGCTTTAAACCTTACTTCAGAAGGACGACAGTAGGCGAATGAAGGGAATTCGCCCACTGCTCCTCTCACGGCGAGGTAAAAAAATGGCGGTTTTTGTATGGCAGGGCGTTTCCGCGCGAGGAGAGGTACTGAGGGGGGAGATGGAGGCCCCCACCCGTGACGCCGTATTGATCCGATTGCGCTCGCAGCGCATTCAGCCGGTTCCGGCGAAGATCAAGGAAAAGGGAAAGGGCCTCAACAAAGATATCACCATCCCTGGCTTCGGAGAATCCATCAAGGGTCGCGATATCGTGATCTTCACGCGCCAATTGGCGACGATGATCGATGCCGGTCTGCCGATCGTTCAGTGTTTGGATGTGCTGGCCGCCCAGTCGCCGAACAAAAAACTCCGTACCCATATCCGACAGATCAAGGAAGAGGTGGAGTCAGGTTCGACCTTTACCGATGCATTGCGCAAGCATCCGAAACTATTTGATGATCTGTATGTCAACATGGTCGCCGCAGGCGAAATCGCCGGTATTCTGGACAGCATCCTGCATCGGCTGGCGGGTTACATGGAAAAGGCCATGAAACTCAAGAGCAAGATCAAGGGGGCCATGATCTATCCGGCGACAATCGTCACTGTGGCCGTGAGTGTAACCGCGGTGCTGCTGATTTTTGTGATCCCGGTCTTTGCGGAGTTGTTCTCGAGTTTCGGCCAAGCCTTACCGGCCCCAACGCAATTCACCATCAACTTGAGCAATTTCACCATTGCCTACTTCAAATACATCGCTGCCGTGACCATCGCGGTAGGTGTGGCCGGCCGGCAATTCTATAAAACCGAAGGCGGACGGCTGATGTTCGATCATCTGTTTCTGCAGATGCCGGTGTTTGGTGATCTGTTCCGCAAATCGGCGGTCGCCCGCTTTACCCGGACACTCAGCACCCTCGTGTCATCTGGTGTTCCGATTCTCGATGCGCTTGCCATAACGGCACGAACAGCCGGCAACAAGGTGGTCGAGCGTGCTGTGCTGGCGACCCGGGTGAGTATCAGTGAAGGCCGAACGATTGCTGAGCCTCTCGCGCAGAGCAAAGTCTTTCCCCCCATGGTGTGCCAAATGATTTCGGTCGGTGAGACGACCGGTGCGCTCGATGCCATGCTGCAGAAAATCGCCGAGTTCTACGAGGATGAGGTCGATAGCGCCGTGTCCAATCTCACGGCGTTGATGGAACCGTTGGTGATCGTGTTCTTGGGGGTGGTCATTGGAGGCTTGGTGATTTCAATGTACCTGCCGATTTTCAAACTGGGCTCCGTCATCGGCTGATTCGTTGTGACTGGTTCAGTTCTAGACCCGGCGGAACAGCTGCGCGGCCGGCTGGAGCGGTTTCTCTTCTTCCGCGTGGTGCTGGCGTCGTTGTTTCTCGGGGCGCTGGCGCTCGCACTCCTGCTGAGCGGGGGGCAGCAGTACGCCGTTTCTATTGCCGTACTCCAACTCAGCATCGCGGCCACATATGCCCTGACCATTCTTTCTGCGGTATTGGTCCTGCGTCTGAAGCGGCTCTTGGTGTTCGCCTATTTGCAGGTGGCGTTTGATGTGGCGTTGACCACCGGCGTCATCTTCGTGACCGGCGGTAGCGACAGCCCGTTTGGGTTTCTGTACAGCCTCGTGGTCATCAATGCGTCGATGCTGCTGTCCACGCCGGGAGCGATTGTGGCCGCCTCAGTTTCTTCGATCGCCTACGCGGCACTTGTGCTGGCCCTGAATCTCGGCTTGATTGCTCATCCGGCGTACCCGTTTCAGCCCAGCCCGATCGACCTGCAATTCTCCGTCCGTTTCGCCATAACCAATGTCACATTTTACTTGATTGCATTCCTGGCCACGCTGCTGGTGCGCCGGCTGCACCAAACTGAAGAGCTGCTCGAAAAGGGGGAAGCGGAACGCGATCGGCTGGCTTCTGTGCAAGAGGCGCTGGCACGCCACATCGGGAGCGC
Proteins encoded in this window:
- a CDS encoding type IV pilus twitching motility protein PilT, with the protein product MVDETFSPEGDRTEASAPASIQGFLEMIVQNGATDLHVSSGSPPLMRVAGKLTPLPFPSLTASETKNLCYSLLTESQRHRFEEENELDFSFGIRGLSRFRGNLFVQKGTVGGAFRLIPYEVRGLAELGLPPVAGELTKLPRGLVLVTGPTGSGKSTTLASMIDKINRERQEHIVTVEDPIEFVHEHRKCLVNQREVFADTHGFSQALRHVLRQDPDVVLIGEMRDLETVASALTVAETGHLVLSSLHTNSAVQTINRIIDIFPSNQQPQVRAQLSLVLQGVVSQQLIPRLDSRGRVLAVEIMIPNPAIRNLIREEKIHQIYSQMQIGQLRFGMQTMSQSLVDLHQRRLISYEETVGHATEPDEVRAVLGGSPGSAHR
- the pilB gene encoding type IV-A pilus assembly ATPase PilB, translated to MITRLGELLVKRGLITSAQLTKALEEQATGTSALSSVLVTAGFINETDLAACLQKEYRLSLVDPSAMNLPAEVLRLIPATLVQRHHLIPINLSGSSLTVAMSDPSNLVAINEVKFLTGYDVKVAVACVSSISAAIEEHYEEGADYDDVLTEIESEDVEVLDKGEEVDLKELERATEDAPVVRLVNAILTAAIKRRASDIHLEPFERMFRVRLRVDGVLEEIMRPPLKLKNAITSRVKIMSALDIAERRLPQDGRIKLKLDRRQEMDFRVSVLPTLFGEKIVLRLLDKSNLQLDMTKLGFEEGALKDFKDAISKPYGMVLVTGPTGSGKTTTLYSALSELNKIGSNISTAEDPVEFNLVGINQVQIHEEIGFSFANALRAFLRQDPDIIMVGEVRDFETAEIAIKAALTGHLVLSTVHTNDAPSTINRLLNMGVEPFLVASSVNLILAQRLARVVCSGCREPVELPHQAWLDIGVGRDEIGSFSSFHGVGCPQCNGTGYRGRIALYEVMPMSEELRDLVLNGASAAEVKRCAVNLGMKTLRQSGIGKLKEGVTTVGEVVRVTMPD
- a CDS encoding type II secretion system F family protein, with protein sequence MAVFVWQGVSARGEVLRGEMEAPTRDAVLIRLRSQRIQPVPAKIKEKGKGLNKDITIPGFGESIKGRDIVIFTRQLATMIDAGLPIVQCLDVLAAQSPNKKLRTHIRQIKEEVESGSTFTDALRKHPKLFDDLYVNMVAAGEIAGILDSILHRLAGYMEKAMKLKSKIKGAMIYPATIVTVAVSVTAVLLIFVIPVFAELFSSFGQALPAPTQFTINLSNFTIAYFKYIAAVTIAVGVAGRQFYKTEGGRLMFDHLFLQMPVFGDLFRKSAVARFTRTLSTLVSSGVPILDALAITARTAGNKVVERAVLATRVSISEGRTIAEPLAQSKVFPPMVCQMISVGETTGALDAMLQKIAEFYEDEVDSAVSNLTALMEPLVIVFLGVVIGGLVISMYLPIFKLGSVIG
- the ppdK gene encoding pyruvate, phosphate dikinase, which translates into the protein MKGKGKAKAEPRALKRAKPRPRPQARRRVAAKRLVFAFEAGRADGNAGMKALLGGKGANLAEMAVLGLPVPPGFTISTEVCTYFDQHSHRYPAALEAEVKKQLARMERGLGRQFGDPKNPLLVSVRSGARASMPGMMDTILNLGLNDDTVQGVITESGNPRFAYDCYRRFVQMYGDIVLGLKPQSKTEIDPFEAIIEQKKQQRGVHLDTELSAEDLRALVGEFKTAIRERRGVEFPEDPYKQLWGAIGAVFGSWMNDRAIAYRKMNDIPETWGTAVNVQAMVFGNRGNDSGTGVAFTRDPATGENVFYGEFLMNAQGEDVVAGIRTPLPIAELERENPEIYGQLAKIRRTLERHYREMMDIEFTIEQGRLYMLQCRVGKRTGAAAIRIAVDMAKARLITPGEGLLRVEPDQLNQLLRPTFVGAEKERAVREHRFLTRGLNAGPGAATGRISFHAEDAEAAAARGERVILVRIETSPEDIRGMAAAQGILTARGGMTSHAALVARQMGKVCVAGCDALTIDYEAGQMRVTGTDAVLRDGDSISIDGTTGEVFLGEIPTEPSEVVRVLVDRTLDPARAPLYQLYEQLMKWADRERRLKVRANADQGDQCANAIAFGAEGVGLCRTEHMFFGEDKIGPMREMILAETSDERRAALGKLLPLQRRDFEGIFRVMGGRPVTIRTIDPPLHEFLPHEAAGQEVLAQEMGISAERIRERIEALHEFNPMLGFRGCRLGIIYPEITEMQARAIFEAAANMAKSGITAEPEVMIPLVGHVKELKLQADIVRRVAAEVMAEKRVRLQYSVGTMIEVPRGALTADAIATVAEFFSFGTNDLTQTTLGVSRDDAARFLIPYVRDFEIYARDPFESIDQDGVGALMRTAVEKGRKVRPKLKIGICGEHGGDPQSVMFCDRIGLDYVSCSPFRVPIARLAAAHAALGVGTGPGATE